The following are encoded together in the Theileria orientalis strain Shintoku DNA, chromosome 1, complete genome genome:
- a CDS encoding adaptor protein — MISCLFITNSSGKMLALRIFRGDVTKEDAQIFCRNVIFDNNHAPTYRYEKLNFFRVNMDGLNLVALTRRNGNSLLIFHTLNELKKILYTFLSGVVNEENIINNSFVVYELFDEAIDGGYTQNLESLVLTDFMATKVQFCNILSDSAKLNANRLGYLSKFGVDPESYIVNVEPLEGKLNESDECLEYNINFSTLMATSVIPPWRKVNNYTGRNVVNVDLVENINILYSYNSELIYYEITGSLIVNTQLPGMPVVHLRMNDNFNALSTGNNKYINDLGDPYGKSIFGNLGRKNYQTNSNSSEFQLPVAAKQAVRLDDYKFHQCVDLNSIKNNKTITFIPPDGMFVLLCYRSTSSATIPFIIRPKVKMIDSLHINYSISLTPTFSKSIVAQKVFMKIPIPVDTKEVVTGAMSSGTGLDVNLSQHVVNWTFKKLHGEATYFVSFTAILATNKIVQSLNFLPSVKLQFNLPWFTSSGLYIASIECTNLKGRVNKNVNYATKAGLYEHRIRFM, encoded by the coding sequence atgatatcgtgtttatttataaccAATTCTTCCGGAAAGATGCTGGCACTGCGTATATTCAGAGGGGACGTGACCAAGGAAGATGCACAAATCTTTTGCCGTAACGTAATATTTGATAACAACCACGCGCCGACCTATAGATACGAAAAGTTAAACTTTTTTAGAGTAAACATGGACGGGTTAAACCTGGTGGCACTGACGAGAAGAAACGGGAACTCGCTTCTAATATTCCACACACTCAACGAGCTGAAGAAAATACTCTACACATTCCTGTCGGGAGTGGTGAACGAGGAGAACATCATCAACAACTCATTCGTGGTCTACGAGCTGTTCGACGAGGCAATAGACGGAGGGTACACGCAAAACCTGGAGAGCCTGGTCCTGACGGACTTCATGGCGACTAAGGTGCAGTTCTGCAACATACTCTCAGACTCGGCGAAGCTTAACGCGAACAGGCTGGGCTACCTCTCGAAGTTCGGAGTGGACCCGGAGTCATACATAGTGAACGTGGAGCCCTTGGAAGGGAAGCTGAACGAATCGGACGAGTGCCTGGAGTACAACATCAACTTCTCGACGCTGATGGCCACGTCAGTGATCCCGCCCTGGAGAAAGGTGAACAACTACACGGGGAGGAACGTGGTCAACGTGGACCTGGTGGAAAACATCAACATCCTGTACAGCTACAACTCGGAGCTGATCTACTACGAGATCACAGGAAGCCTGATCGTTAACACGCAGCTGCCGGGAATGCCAGTGGTGCACCTGCGCATGAACGACAACTTCAACGCACTCTCGACAGGgaacaacaagtacatcaACGACCTGGGGGACCCCTACGGCAAGTCGATTTTCGGAAACCTGGGCAGGAAAAACTACCAGACAAACTCGAACAGCAGCGAGTTCCAGCTGCCGGTGGCGGCGAAGCAGGCAGTGCGGCTGGACGACTACAAGTTCCACCAGTGCGTGGACCTCAACAGCATCAAGAACAACAAGACGATCACCTTCATCCCGCCCGACGGAATGTTCGTCCTGCTCTGCTACCGAAGCACCTCGAGTGCGACGATCCCCTTCATCATAAGGCCGAAGGTGAAGATGATCGACTCGCTGCACATCAACTACTCGATATCGCTCACGCCCACGTTCAGCAAGTCGATCGTGGCGCAGAAGGTCTTCATGAAGATCCCGATCCCGGTGGACACCAAGGAGGTGGTGACGGGGGCCATGAGCTCGGGCACAGGGCTCGACGTCAACCTCTCGCAGCACGTGGTCAACTGGACGTTCAAGAAGCTGCACGGCGAGGCGACGTACTTCGTCAGCTTCACGGCAATCCTGGCGACGAACAAGATCGTGCAGTCGCTGAACTTCCTGCCGAGCGTGAAGCTGCAGTTCAACCTGCCCTGGTTCACGTCCTCGGGCCTCTACATCGCCTCGATCGAATGCACGAACCTGAAGGGGAGGGTTAACAAAAACGTTAACTACGCCACGAAGGCGGGCCTATACGAGCACAGGATAAGGTTCATGTGA